A genome region from Gardnerella vaginalis includes the following:
- a CDS encoding DUF3046 domain-containing protein: MREREFWELLEEVFGREFGRSIAKDQELQKLNGMSAREAIDAGVEPRIVWNVLCDHMNIPDSKRWGKDHNAPPMPAK; the protein is encoded by the coding sequence ATGCGCGAGCGTGAATTCTGGGAGCTTCTTGAAGAGGTATTTGGCAGGGAGTTTGGCAGGAGTATCGCAAAAGATCAGGAGCTGCAAAAACTTAATGGTATGAGTGCTCGTGAGGCGATTGATGCTGGAGTAGAGCCAAGAATTGTCTGGAATGTTTTATGTGATCACATGAATATTCCTGATAGTAAGAGGTGGGGTAAAGATCATAATGCTCCACCAATGCCTGCAAAATAG
- a CDS encoding CinA family protein — protein sequence MCSDSVSVLASEILDFCDKHSLHIACAESLTGGLLSDSFVKIPGASRVFLGSAVTYDIREKSKILGVDCDLLKSCGAVDARVAKQMAFGAARLYSGSGWCYKRFEQQKDVDNPDFPIIGLSTTGVAGPGSDAGKPAGLAYIGVFVPTITDKSCSSLDSDAISCKFNRIENRVFDCKCGKISNFSLKKCDFYSCDLGLLISAQLNISGNREEVRNGVVYALIKILHSIIFEDWIFDARA from the coding sequence ATGTGTAGTGACTCTGTCAGTGTTTTAGCTAGTGAGATTCTTGATTTTTGCGATAAACATTCTTTGCATATCGCATGTGCTGAGTCTCTGACTGGGGGTCTTCTTTCAGATTCGTTTGTAAAGATTCCTGGCGCTTCTAGAGTTTTTCTTGGATCTGCTGTTACTTACGATATTCGTGAAAAATCTAAGATACTTGGTGTGGATTGCGATTTATTAAAATCGTGTGGTGCTGTAGATGCGCGAGTAGCAAAGCAAATGGCGTTTGGTGCAGCAAGATTATACAGTGGATCTGGTTGGTGTTATAAGCGTTTTGAGCAACAAAAAGATGTTGACAATCCTGATTTTCCTATTATTGGATTGTCAACTACTGGTGTTGCTGGACCTGGCTCTGATGCTGGTAAACCAGCTGGATTGGCGTATATTGGTGTTTTTGTTCCAACTATTACCGATAAATCTTGCTCTTCGCTTGACTCTGATGCGATTTCTTGCAAGTTTAATAGAATAGAAAATCGCGTTTTTGATTGTAAATGTGGAAAAATTAGTAATTTCTCTTTGAAGAAATGTGATTTTTATTCTTGTGATTTAGGATTGTTGATTTCTGCTCAATTAAATATTTCTGGTAATCGTGAAGAAGTTCGAAACGGTGTCGTTTATGCGTTAATAAAAATTCTGCATTCCATAATTTTTGAAGATTGGATTTTTGATGCGCGAGCGTGA
- the pgsA gene encoding CDP-diacylglycerol--glycerol-3-phosphate 3-phosphatidyltransferase, which produces MLKNSKSKLLEGWDYAPNVVTYIRIILSILFIILYLVAGPWGYASTAIRWSVFVLFVIAASTDKLDGWMARKYNQVTELGKLLDPIADKLLMLSALIIASAFGELYWWITALFVIREIGITILRFYVINKGGKVIAASSAGKFKTLSQSIGIAMLLVPIVPIFCVNDIPLWVICYYSISYGLIGIAIGFATYSGILYVNDALKH; this is translated from the coding sequence ATGTTGAAAAACAGTAAGTCTAAATTACTTGAAGGTTGGGATTATGCTCCTAATGTAGTGACATACATAAGGATTATTCTTTCCATTCTATTTATAATCTTATATTTGGTTGCAGGTCCTTGGGGTTATGCTTCTACTGCGATACGTTGGTCAGTGTTTGTTTTGTTTGTAATTGCAGCTTCTACAGATAAATTAGATGGTTGGATGGCTAGAAAATACAATCAGGTAACTGAGCTTGGTAAATTACTAGATCCTATAGCAGATAAGCTTCTTATGCTTTCCGCGCTTATTATTGCGTCAGCTTTTGGAGAACTATATTGGTGGATTACTGCTTTGTTTGTTATTCGTGAAATTGGCATAACTATTTTACGATTCTATGTTATAAATAAGGGCGGTAAAGTGATTGCAGCATCTTCTGCTGGAAAGTTTAAGACACTTTCTCAGTCAATTGGTATTGCAATGCTTCTCGTTCCTATTGTTCCTATTTTCTGCGTAAATGATATTCCACTTTGGGTGATTTGCTATTACTCCATTTCTTACGGTTTGATTGGAATTGCGATAGGCTTTGCTACTTACTCTGGTATTCTTTATGTGAACGACGCTTTGAAGCACTGA
- a CDS encoding FtsK/SpoIIIE family DNA translocase, whose translation MAGRGGKSSKSSSNVSYDEPFWESALLFVPRLVGKVVRSLFGVGEYDEAYRRDGLCFVMIILAILFCASEWFRVSGFIGVAFHFAASAVFGVMSIVLPVWLFAVAIRLMRNSGSKSGNPRVIGGFVLILWSICSILDILFASKNQHFHIEDLQKSGGLLGFSLGSPLAWGLSRTFALVIFVIIAIFSLLMILKLHVTDITQFIFSAFSKDSKDSKDDNSDEDSYDNDSKDDDKTLEFADGVPTHNDSDKSEKSRRSLHNSLISKLWNSLFGAKKKDSNNELLDEYAGDDAFLCASSKDGGSNFESNNADRTNSHDGDFNNQSQGYENTVDKSHNSESPRFVSSNGSSANSNSWKTSPELYIDEFPKAPISSSEQYSSDPWGKMPAQQLDKYRSSQENNSDSAAGKDIYDSNHSDSNVYEDEPYMLPDLNILVHGKPHATRTPANDRVIRALTSTFEQFEVDAKVIGFLRGPSVTQYEVELGSGVKVEKVTNLQKNIAYAVASTDVRILSPIPGKSAIGIEIPNVDREIVNLGDVLRSDKARQDSNPMLTGVGKDVEGHFVTAALDKMPHLLVAGATGSGKSSFINSMLTSIIMRATPEQVRMILVDPKRVELSAYSGIPHLLTPIITDPKKAAQALEWVVKEMDARYDDLQFFGFRHVKDFNKAVREGKVHAPAGSNRKVAPYPYLLVVVDEMADLMMVAKNDVESSIQRITQLARAAGVHLVLATQRPSVDVVTGLIKANIPSRLAFATSSATDSRVILDTVGAETLIGQGDALFLPMGAAKPQRVQGSWVSESEIRRAVEYVRTQRKPKYREDIEQMAQKADAQAQSKLKTSDIGDDMDELLQAAELVVGAQFGSTSMLQRKLRVGFSKAGRLMDLLESRGVVGPSEGSKAREVLVQPQDLPKVLAFIRGESDSL comes from the coding sequence ATGGCAGGCAGGGGCGGTAAGTCATCAAAGTCGTCATCAAATGTATCTTATGATGAACCTTTTTGGGAATCCGCGCTGCTTTTTGTTCCGCGACTTGTTGGTAAAGTAGTACGTTCGCTTTTTGGTGTGGGAGAATACGACGAAGCATACCGCAGAGATGGATTGTGCTTTGTAATGATTATTCTTGCTATTCTTTTCTGCGCATCGGAATGGTTTAGAGTTAGTGGTTTTATAGGCGTTGCTTTTCACTTCGCAGCATCTGCAGTTTTTGGAGTTATGAGCATTGTTTTACCAGTTTGGTTATTTGCTGTAGCAATTAGACTAATGAGAAATAGTGGATCAAAATCAGGTAACCCACGTGTTATAGGTGGTTTTGTTCTTATTTTGTGGTCTATATGTTCTATTTTAGATATTTTATTTGCTAGTAAAAATCAACATTTTCACATAGAAGATTTGCAAAAATCTGGTGGATTATTAGGTTTTTCTCTTGGTTCTCCTTTAGCTTGGGGATTATCTAGGACTTTTGCTCTAGTGATTTTTGTTATTATCGCAATTTTTTCGCTTTTGATGATTTTAAAATTGCATGTTACAGACATAACGCAGTTTATATTTTCTGCTTTTTCTAAAGATAGTAAAGATAGTAAAGACGATAATTCTGATGAAGATTCATACGATAATGATTCTAAGGATGATGATAAAACACTTGAATTTGCTGATGGAGTGCCAACTCATAATGATTCTGACAAATCTGAAAAGTCTCGCAGGTCTTTGCATAATTCGTTAATTTCTAAATTATGGAATTCACTATTTGGCGCTAAGAAAAAAGACAGTAATAATGAGCTTTTAGATGAGTATGCTGGAGATGATGCTTTTCTCTGTGCATCTTCAAAAGATGGCGGTAGTAATTTCGAATCAAATAATGCTGATCGCACGAATAGTCATGATGGTGATTTTAATAATCAATCGCAAGGTTATGAAAATACGGTTGATAAATCACATAATAGTGAGTCTCCTAGGTTTGTATCTTCAAATGGTTCTTCTGCGAATTCTAATTCTTGGAAAACATCTCCAGAATTATATATTGATGAATTCCCTAAAGCTCCTATAAGCTCCAGCGAGCAATATTCTTCTGATCCTTGGGGAAAGATGCCTGCTCAGCAATTAGATAAGTATAGGTCATCGCAAGAAAATAATAGTGATAGCGCTGCTGGCAAAGATATATACGATTCAAATCATAGTGATTCTAATGTTTATGAAGATGAACCTTATATGCTACCAGATTTGAACATACTTGTTCATGGAAAGCCTCATGCAACAAGAACACCAGCGAATGATCGTGTGATTCGAGCTTTAACGTCTACCTTTGAACAATTTGAGGTAGATGCGAAGGTTATTGGTTTCTTAAGAGGTCCTTCTGTAACTCAATATGAAGTTGAGTTAGGATCTGGAGTAAAAGTAGAGAAGGTAACGAATCTTCAAAAGAATATTGCGTATGCTGTAGCAAGCACTGATGTGCGTATTCTCTCTCCAATTCCAGGCAAGTCTGCAATTGGTATTGAGATTCCGAATGTAGATAGAGAGATTGTAAATCTGGGAGATGTTCTTAGGTCTGATAAAGCGCGACAAGATTCAAACCCTATGCTTACAGGTGTTGGTAAGGATGTTGAGGGTCATTTCGTAACGGCAGCTCTTGATAAAATGCCGCATTTGCTTGTTGCTGGTGCTACAGGATCTGGTAAGTCGAGTTTTATTAACTCGATGCTCACTTCTATTATCATGCGAGCAACACCTGAACAGGTTCGTATGATTTTGGTAGATCCTAAGAGAGTAGAGCTTTCTGCATACTCTGGCATTCCGCATTTGCTCACGCCGATTATTACGGATCCTAAGAAGGCTGCACAGGCTCTCGAGTGGGTTGTTAAAGAGATGGATGCGCGCTACGACGACTTGCAATTCTTCGGCTTCCGCCATGTTAAAGATTTCAACAAGGCTGTGCGCGAAGGAAAAGTTCATGCTCCGGCTGGTTCTAATCGAAAAGTTGCTCCATACCCGTATTTGCTTGTGGTTGTAGACGAGATGGCTGATTTGATGATGGTTGCTAAGAACGATGTTGAAAGTTCTATTCAGCGTATTACTCAGCTTGCTCGAGCTGCAGGAGTGCATTTGGTTCTTGCTACTCAGCGTCCGTCTGTTGACGTTGTAACAGGCTTGATTAAAGCAAATATTCCTTCTCGATTGGCTTTTGCTACTTCATCTGCAACTGATTCAAGAGTTATTCTCGATACTGTTGGTGCAGAAACTTTGATTGGTCAAGGTGACGCTTTGTTCCTTCCAATGGGTGCTGCTAAGCCTCAGCGTGTGCAGGGCTCGTGGGTGAGTGAATCTGAAATCCGCAGGGCTGTGGAGTATGTTCGCACTCAGCGCAAGCCAAAGTATCGTGAAGATATTGAACAAATGGCTCAAAAAGCGGATGCTCAAGCTCAAAGCAAGCTTAAAACTAGCGATATTGGCGACGATATGGATGAGCTGCTTCAGGCTGCAGAGCTTGTAGTAGGTGCTCAGTTTGGATCCACTTCGATGCTTCAAAGAAAATTGCGTGTTGGCTTTTCTAAAGCTGGTAGGTTAATGGATTTGCTTGAGTCGCGTGGCGTTGTTGGTCCATCCGAAGGATCTAAGGCACGTGAGGTTCTTGTGCAACCTCAAGATTTGCCTAAAGTTTTAGCATTTATTCGCGGTGAAAGTGATTCTTTGTAA
- the purT gene encoding formate-dependent phosphoribosylglycinamide formyltransferase, with protein MSFSQKSDSNNELNESVTNERIFGIFDSKLHTTKVLLLGSGELGKEIAIELIRLGIRVCAADSYANAPAMQVAQENRVLDMSDSKELQDLINDINPDIIIPEIEAISTQILKNVVKSKKIQVVPSSDITAIAMDREALRKISHEKLGLPTTPYRFASNYEELEKGAKIVGYPCVVKPIMSSSGHGQSIVKNPENLQNAWVEAQNGRRSKHKSQNAQNADISRVIVEALAPLDYELTVLTVSSSAGITTCEPIAQFQKNGDYRQSWQPANIPENVRINAQNIAKQAVEGLSQIARENGETGWGVYGVELFVLKNGDLLFNELSPRPHDTGMVTMISQYYSEFALHVLAILGVPITQKHTALCLKNNEVALSHALVVEGNGKIGFTNVAKSLNTEDCARCDIRIFGKPEVHGSRRLGVILTVSNSVSDAKSCATRIASELHTVELPY; from the coding sequence ATGAGTTTTTCGCAAAAATCAGATTCAAATAATGAATTAAATGAAAGCGTTACGAACGAGCGAATTTTTGGTATTTTTGATTCAAAGTTACATACAACAAAAGTTCTTCTTCTTGGCTCTGGAGAACTTGGCAAAGAGATTGCTATAGAACTTATCAGGCTTGGCATAAGAGTATGCGCGGCAGATAGCTATGCGAACGCTCCAGCAATGCAAGTAGCTCAAGAAAATCGCGTTCTAGATATGAGCGACTCTAAAGAGTTACAAGACTTAATAAACGATATAAACCCAGACATAATAATTCCTGAAATTGAAGCAATATCAACTCAAATACTAAAAAATGTTGTAAAGAGTAAGAAAATTCAAGTTGTTCCAAGCTCTGACATTACTGCAATTGCTATGGACCGCGAAGCTTTGCGAAAAATTTCACACGAAAAACTAGGATTGCCAACAACACCATATCGATTTGCTTCTAACTATGAAGAATTAGAAAAAGGAGCAAAAATCGTAGGATACCCATGCGTCGTAAAACCGATTATGAGCTCATCCGGTCACGGTCAATCAATAGTAAAAAATCCTGAAAACCTACAAAATGCTTGGGTAGAAGCACAAAATGGAAGAAGATCTAAGCATAAGAGTCAGAACGCACAAAACGCTGATATATCTCGCGTAATTGTTGAAGCTTTAGCACCATTAGACTACGAGCTAACAGTACTAACTGTAAGCTCCAGCGCTGGAATAACAACATGCGAACCCATTGCACAATTTCAAAAAAATGGCGATTACAGGCAATCATGGCAACCAGCAAATATACCAGAAAACGTTCGAATCAACGCTCAAAATATTGCTAAACAAGCCGTTGAAGGTCTATCTCAAATAGCAAGAGAAAACGGAGAAACTGGGTGGGGCGTTTATGGAGTTGAACTCTTTGTTCTTAAAAACGGTGATTTACTTTTCAACGAACTATCCCCTCGTCCGCACGATACTGGTATGGTTACAATGATTTCACAGTATTACAGCGAGTTTGCTCTGCATGTTTTAGCGATTTTAGGTGTTCCTATTACTCAAAAGCATACTGCTCTTTGCTTAAAAAATAATGAAGTCGCTTTAAGCCATGCACTTGTTGTAGAAGGTAATGGAAAAATTGGATTTACGAATGTAGCAAAATCATTAAACACTGAAGATTGCGCAAGATGTGATATACGCATCTTTGGAAAGCCAGAAGTTCACGGCTCAAGACGCTTAGGTGTTATTTTGACAGTATCAAACAGTGTAAGTGATGCAAAATCTTGCGCGACACGCATTGCTAGCGAATTACACACTGTAGAACTACCGTATTAA
- the purC gene encoding phosphoribosylaminoimidazolesuccinocarboxamide synthase encodes MEKLDKLYEGKAKKLYATDNNNVLWVEYMNQATAGNGLKKAQIAGKGSLNNQITSLLFHLLEARGVKSHFLGRISNTEQLVKRMKMFPLEIIMRNTAAGSFAKRYAVKEGTPLKKPLLEFCVKSDELGDPFINPEGVVALGLATDEELAEITRQAHAVNNALLDVFSKIDVQLVDFKIEEGVDSKGNILLADEITPDTCRLWDKRNTNNSEVSHLDKDLFRRDLGDIIPAYEEIFSRLKSLAQSEGVNFDEINPNNYVEE; translated from the coding sequence ATGGAAAAACTTGACAAGTTGTATGAGGGCAAAGCAAAGAAATTGTATGCCACTGATAACAATAATGTGTTGTGGGTGGAATACATGAATCAGGCAACAGCTGGTAACGGCCTTAAAAAAGCTCAAATTGCTGGCAAAGGCAGCTTAAACAATCAAATAACTTCTTTACTATTCCATCTTCTTGAAGCGCGTGGCGTGAAAAGCCACTTCCTAGGGCGCATTTCTAACACTGAGCAACTTGTAAAACGTATGAAAATGTTCCCATTAGAAATAATAATGCGAAATACTGCTGCTGGTTCTTTTGCAAAACGTTATGCTGTAAAAGAAGGCACTCCTTTAAAGAAACCATTATTGGAATTCTGCGTTAAATCCGACGAACTTGGCGATCCATTTATTAATCCTGAGGGCGTTGTAGCTCTTGGATTAGCAACCGATGAAGAGCTGGCAGAAATTACTCGCCAAGCTCATGCTGTTAATAATGCATTGCTTGATGTTTTCTCTAAGATTGACGTACAGCTTGTTGACTTCAAGATTGAAGAAGGCGTTGACTCTAAGGGAAACATTCTGCTTGCTGACGAAATAACGCCAGATACTTGCAGACTTTGGGATAAGCGCAATACAAATAATTCTGAAGTAAGCCACTTAGATAAAGATTTATTCAGACGAGATTTAGGAGATATAATTCCAGCCTACGAGGAGATATTCTCAAGGCTTAAATCTCTTGCCCAAAGCGAAGGCGTAAACTTCGACGAAATAAATCCAAATAATTATGTTGAAGAATGA
- a CDS encoding phosphoribosylformylglycinamidine synthase, with amino-acid sequence MVFRVYVEKQSGFDVKAQHLNHELKEILGIDSLKSTRIINRYDVEGISEDLFNTAIKTVFSEPPVDNTYDYLPISTSEHVFAMEFLPGQFDQRAESASECIQLISQGERPRVRTAQILAFKGDLSKKDLDAIKHYIINPVEAREASLDKVNTLQTETVIPANVEVINGFNDLDEQGLEKFIEDRALAMDLEDAKFCQNYFKNENRNPTITEIKVIDTYWSDHCRHTTFGTHLTNIKIDDEQVQAAFNRYLEMREELKRTNKPICLMDMATIGAKYLKHNGILKNLDESEEINACTVKIKVDVNGHDEDWLFLFKNETHNHPTEIEPFGGAATCIGGCIRDPLSGRSYVYQAMRVTGAADPRTPIAQTLEGKLPQRKIVTSAAAGYSSYGNQIGLATGEVHEIYHPGYVAKRMEVGAVVAATPADHVRRETPEPGDVIILLGGRTGRDGIGGATGASKAQDTDSIEECGAEVQKGNAPIERKLQRLFRRKDACRLIKRCNDFGAGGVSVATGEIADGLIIDLDKVSKKYEGLDGTELAISESQERMAVDVAASDADEFLSYARQENLEAQIVAIVTEEARMKMTWRGKTIVDMSREFLASNGAPKEQNIHVESGENYTSKWQDISGEYANKSFGERMKNLVSNINICSNKGLSEMFDSTIGAETVLMPFGGRRQLTPAQAMVAKLPVFGETNTASAMSWGFNPYIMEKNQFTGAYLAVVESLAKLIASGFTIENAYLSLQEYFGKPHNVPERWGKPMAAILGALSAQIDFGVGAIGGKDSMSGSFENLDVPPTLISFAVSTGDARNVVSPEFKKVNSRILRILPKYKEDGITPKSQSFLEAIRIVENLTSNKHALSVSTPGFGASAEILFKMTLGNHIGLKLNNAISKNDLFKPAYGSFYVELKDDSELTYANSDLVSVDVVGETCNEFEFCVENEKLNLASLQEDWENTLEDIFPYRGKGDSVPAINSSELKYSHNHMRSHRKTPISHPRVIIPVFPGNNCEYDTQAAFEKAGAKCKTLIINNLSADDIAQSAKDLVDEINKSQIVMIPGGFSGGDEPDGSAKFIAAFFRNPAVSDAVRDLLNNRDGLMLGICNGFQALIKLGLVPFGDIVPIDSECPTLTFNTIGRHQSKIVRTRVSSNLSPWLSNCKIGDVHSVAISHGEGRFVAQPEVMDALIQNGQIATQYVDSNGVPSMNLKVNPNGSLMAVEGITSPDGRVFGKMGHCERSGNGLYVNIPDFRTQNIFSAGVEYFTA; translated from the coding sequence GTGGTATTTCGCGTTTATGTTGAAAAGCAATCTGGTTTCGATGTTAAAGCACAGCATCTTAATCACGAGCTTAAAGAAATTCTAGGAATAGATTCTTTAAAATCAACGCGCATAATAAACAGGTATGATGTTGAAGGAATATCAGAAGATCTATTCAACACTGCTATCAAAACAGTTTTTAGCGAACCACCAGTCGATAACACCTATGATTATCTGCCCATAAGCACAAGCGAACATGTTTTTGCTATGGAATTTCTTCCAGGACAATTTGATCAGCGAGCAGAATCTGCAAGTGAATGTATACAGCTTATAAGCCAAGGAGAGCGACCAAGGGTAAGAACCGCACAAATCTTGGCTTTTAAAGGTGATTTGTCTAAAAAAGATTTAGACGCAATTAAACACTACATAATTAATCCAGTTGAAGCGCGCGAAGCATCTTTAGATAAAGTCAATACTTTGCAAACAGAAACAGTTATTCCAGCAAATGTGGAAGTTATCAACGGATTCAACGATTTAGACGAACAAGGTTTAGAAAAGTTCATAGAAGATCGCGCGCTCGCAATGGACTTGGAAGACGCAAAATTCTGCCAGAACTATTTTAAAAACGAAAATCGAAATCCAACTATTACAGAAATCAAAGTAATAGACACATATTGGTCTGATCATTGCCGCCATACAACTTTTGGCACGCATCTTACAAACATAAAAATAGACGATGAGCAGGTACAAGCCGCATTTAATCGTTATCTTGAAATGCGAGAAGAACTTAAGCGCACAAATAAGCCGATTTGCCTTATGGATATGGCAACTATTGGCGCAAAGTATTTGAAGCATAATGGGATTCTTAAGAATCTAGACGAATCCGAAGAAATCAACGCTTGTACAGTAAAAATAAAAGTTGACGTAAACGGTCACGATGAAGATTGGCTGTTCCTATTTAAAAACGAAACACATAATCATCCTACAGAAATCGAGCCTTTTGGTGGTGCTGCAACATGCATTGGCGGATGCATTCGCGACCCTCTTTCGGGGCGCTCTTACGTATATCAGGCAATGAGAGTAACTGGCGCTGCAGATCCTAGAACACCAATAGCCCAAACTCTTGAAGGAAAATTGCCTCAAAGAAAAATCGTAACGTCGGCAGCTGCAGGCTACTCTTCTTACGGAAATCAAATTGGACTTGCAACAGGCGAAGTACACGAGATTTACCACCCAGGATATGTTGCAAAACGAATGGAAGTGGGTGCGGTTGTAGCCGCTACCCCAGCAGACCATGTTCGAAGAGAAACACCTGAGCCAGGAGACGTGATTATTCTTCTAGGTGGACGAACTGGAAGAGACGGAATTGGTGGAGCAACTGGTGCTTCTAAAGCTCAAGACACTGATAGCATTGAGGAATGCGGAGCAGAAGTTCAAAAAGGAAATGCTCCTATTGAACGCAAGTTACAACGACTTTTCCGCCGCAAAGATGCATGTAGACTTATTAAGCGTTGCAACGATTTTGGTGCTGGAGGCGTAAGCGTTGCTACAGGTGAAATTGCAGATGGCTTGATTATTGATTTAGATAAAGTGTCTAAAAAGTATGAAGGTCTTGATGGCACAGAGCTTGCGATTTCTGAATCTCAAGAGCGAATGGCTGTTGATGTTGCTGCAAGCGATGCCGACGAATTTTTGTCCTATGCACGTCAAGAAAATTTGGAAGCGCAAATTGTAGCCATAGTCACAGAAGAAGCACGAATGAAAATGACTTGGCGAGGAAAAACAATTGTGGATATGAGCCGTGAATTCCTAGCTTCTAATGGCGCTCCAAAAGAGCAAAATATTCACGTTGAAAGTGGCGAAAACTATACTTCAAAATGGCAAGATATAAGTGGCGAATACGCTAATAAATCTTTTGGCGAGCGCATGAAAAATCTTGTTTCCAACATAAATATTTGCTCAAACAAAGGTCTTAGTGAAATGTTCGACTCCACTATTGGAGCTGAAACAGTTCTTATGCCTTTTGGAGGCAGACGTCAGCTTACTCCTGCACAAGCAATGGTTGCAAAATTGCCAGTTTTTGGAGAAACAAACACAGCTTCTGCAATGTCTTGGGGTTTTAACCCATATATTATGGAAAAGAATCAATTTACTGGAGCTTACTTAGCTGTTGTTGAATCTTTGGCAAAGCTCATAGCCAGCGGTTTTACTATAGAAAATGCTTATTTAAGTTTGCAAGAATATTTTGGAAAGCCTCATAATGTTCCAGAACGTTGGGGAAAACCAATGGCAGCTATTCTTGGAGCTTTAAGCGCACAAATTGACTTTGGTGTAGGCGCTATTGGCGGCAAGGATTCTATGAGCGGAAGCTTTGAAAATCTTGATGTTCCACCAACACTTATTTCTTTTGCTGTTTCTACAGGAGACGCGAGAAACGTTGTTTCGCCAGAATTCAAAAAAGTCAATAGTCGAATTTTAAGAATATTACCTAAATATAAGGAAGATGGAATCACGCCTAAATCTCAAAGCTTCTTAGAGGCGATTAGGATTGTGGAAAATCTTACCTCAAATAAGCATGCGCTTTCCGTTAGCACTCCTGGATTTGGTGCTAGTGCGGAAATCTTATTTAAGATGACTTTGGGAAATCATATTGGGTTAAAGCTTAATAATGCGATTAGCAAGAATGATTTGTTTAAGCCAGCATATGGGTCGTTCTATGTGGAACTTAAAGATGATTCTGAACTTACGTATGCAAATTCAGATCTTGTAAGCGTAGATGTAGTAGGCGAAACTTGTAATGAGTTCGAGTTTTGCGTAGAAAACGAGAAACTTAATTTAGCTAGTTTGCAAGAAGATTGGGAAAATACTTTAGAAGATATATTCCCGTATCGAGGGAAGGGAGACTCAGTTCCTGCTATAAACTCTAGTGAACTGAAGTATTCTCATAACCACATGCGTTCTCATAGAAAAACTCCGATTAGTCACCCTCGCGTAATCATTCCAGTTTTCCCTGGTAACAATTGCGAATACGACACTCAAGCTGCTTTTGAAAAAGCTGGAGCAAAATGCAAAACGCTTATAATCAACAACTTAAGCGCTGATGATATTGCTCAATCTGCAAAAGATCTTGTTGATGAGATTAATAAAAGCCAAATTGTTATGATTCCAGGCGGATTCTCTGGAGGTGATGAACCAGACGGTTCAGCCAAGTTTATAGCAGCTTTCTTTAGGAATCCTGCTGTTAGTGACGCTGTTCGCGATTTGCTCAATAATCGCGATGGCTTAATGCTTGGTATTTGCAATGGTTTCCAAGCTCTTATTAAACTAGGGCTTGTCCCGTTTGGAGATATTGTTCCAATTGATTCAGAATGCCCAACTTTAACTTTTAACACTATCGGAAGGCATCAAAGCAAGATTGTTAGAACTCGTGTTTCTTCTAATCTTTCTCCATGGCTTTCAAACTGCAAAATTGGCGATGTTCATAGCGTAGCAATATCGCATGGCGAAGGTCGATTCGTAGCCCAGCCAGAAGTTATGGATGCGCTTATACAAAACGGTCAAATCGCAACACAATACGTTGATAGCAATGGAGTTCCAAGCATGAATCTTAAAGTGAATCCGAACGGTTCACTTATGGCTGTAGAAGGAATCACTAGCCCAGATGGCAGAGTGTTTGGAAAAATGGGACATTGCGAACGCAGCGGAAACGGTTTGTACGTGAATATTCCAGATTTTAGAACACAAAACATTTTTAGCGCTGGAGTCGAATATTTCACTGCATAA